Proteins encoded together in one Prosthecobacter debontii window:
- a CDS encoding porin, with translation MSKLSQSFRVGTALLTLFTLALPPQVLADNAALLKLFEIMKAKGSITQEEYDLLVATAKEDSAKDVPSASPAPAAAPAPAVASVESYPTEQRLQQMEARIAETEAEMKALDAHIAESRKSLAELDKLSAENPKDLLEKMLDGKWYENLSFRGYAQFRYTAVYGDNGGDLSVPNDRSVSDMESFMIRRGRLVLSGDVTDHLYIYAQTDFAGSTGSGDYALQMRDLYADIALDADKEFRFRVGQSKVPFGFVNMQSSQNRAALERPDALNSAVEGERDIGAYFYWAPKEKRKLFSKLVKEGLKGSGDYGVFGIGAYNGQGLNRGDLNGQPHYVARFSYPVEFSNKQIMEFGIQGYTGSYVSRVSSIPGVGTPASPEHGNKDERVALSYILYPQPFGIEAEWNWGRGPQLTDDMTAIESTSLQGGYVQASYRIKDGQAAWLPFVRYNHYDGGRKFGTNSPWDRVTELDIGLEWSPRPEIELALMYTHTFTRTNTSTAPYNDVEDVDRLGLQLQWNF, from the coding sequence TTGTCAAAGCTGTCACAGAGCTTCCGTGTCGGCACCGCCCTCCTTACCCTTTTTACCTTGGCTCTGCCGCCTCAGGTTCTGGCCGATAATGCGGCTCTTCTGAAGCTGTTTGAAATCATGAAGGCCAAGGGTTCCATCACCCAAGAGGAATATGATCTCCTCGTGGCCACGGCGAAGGAGGACTCCGCTAAGGATGTGCCATCAGCCAGTCCCGCTCCGGCGGCTGCACCTGCGCCTGCCGTCGCTTCTGTGGAGAGCTACCCGACCGAACAACGCCTCCAGCAGATGGAGGCCCGGATTGCCGAAACGGAGGCAGAAATGAAGGCCTTGGATGCCCATATCGCCGAAAGCCGCAAATCTCTCGCCGAGCTCGACAAACTTTCCGCCGAGAATCCCAAGGACCTGCTGGAAAAGATGTTGGACGGCAAGTGGTATGAAAACTTGAGCTTCCGTGGGTATGCCCAGTTCCGCTACACGGCTGTCTATGGCGACAACGGGGGAGATCTGAGTGTGCCGAATGACCGTTCCGTCAGCGATATGGAATCCTTCATGATCCGCCGTGGTCGGTTGGTGCTGAGTGGAGATGTCACCGACCATCTTTATATCTATGCGCAGACCGATTTTGCGGGTTCCACTGGTAGTGGCGACTACGCGCTACAGATGCGTGATCTTTATGCAGATATCGCTCTGGATGCTGATAAGGAGTTCCGTTTCCGCGTGGGTCAGTCCAAGGTTCCCTTCGGCTTCGTGAACATGCAGTCCAGCCAGAACCGAGCCGCCCTTGAGCGTCCAGACGCCCTTAACTCGGCAGTCGAAGGTGAGCGTGACATCGGTGCCTACTTCTACTGGGCACCGAAAGAAAAGCGCAAGCTCTTCAGCAAACTGGTCAAAGAGGGCCTCAAAGGTTCCGGCGACTATGGGGTCTTTGGCATCGGTGCCTACAATGGCCAGGGTTTGAACCGAGGGGACTTGAACGGCCAGCCTCACTATGTGGCTCGCTTCAGTTACCCTGTGGAGTTTAGTAACAAGCAGATCATGGAGTTTGGTATTCAGGGTTATACCGGAAGCTATGTTTCCCGAGTTTCGAGCATTCCTGGCGTGGGCACGCCAGCGTCTCCGGAGCACGGGAATAAGGATGAACGTGTGGCTCTCTCCTACATTCTGTATCCGCAACCTTTCGGCATCGAGGCCGAATGGAACTGGGGTCGCGGGCCCCAGCTCACGGACGATATGACGGCGATCGAATCCACATCCCTCCAAGGTGGATATGTACAGGCCAGCTACCGCATCAAGGATGGTCAAGCCGCTTGGTTGCCATTCGTTCGCTACAACCACTATGATGGTGGCCGCAAGTTCGGCACCAACTCGCCATGGGATCGCGTAACTGAGCTCGATATCGGTCTGGAGTGGTCACCTCGTCCAGAAATCGAATTGGCACTGATGTATACCCACACCTTCACTCGCACCAACACCTCCACCGCACCTTACAACGATGTGGAAGATGTGGATCGTCTAGGTTTGCAACTCCAGTGGAACTTTTGA
- a CDS encoding ribokinase, which yields MARISAASVVVVGSLNVDHIASVKSLPTAGETVSATSLEKRFGGKGANQALAAARHGAQVTLIGCLGDDPDGRDYRNHLRREGINCSAVNTVKGGTGSAFIAVDAKGENQIIVIPGANAALTAPSLKMQRSRIEVAKALLVQLEVPLDTVIEAIKLANGREVPVVLNPSPAQADFPWGEVTINVLIVNNGEARQIFGADADDIADELDAWKQRLKEKGVRTLVVTRGEKSTLVLTDSGLKKVATHKVKPIDTVGAGDTFAGAFTTHLAEGSPLLECVRWANTAGALATLKVGAQEGIPHRGDVQSALSA from the coding sequence ATGGCCAGAATCTCTGCAGCCTCCGTTGTCGTCGTGGGGTCCCTGAATGTGGACCATATCGCTTCCGTGAAGAGTCTGCCCACTGCGGGTGAGACCGTTTCGGCGACCTCTCTGGAAAAACGCTTCGGCGGTAAAGGAGCCAATCAAGCCTTGGCTGCAGCTCGCCACGGGGCTCAGGTGACGTTGATTGGATGCCTCGGAGACGATCCCGACGGCCGGGACTACCGCAATCATCTCCGTCGTGAGGGGATCAACTGCAGTGCGGTGAATACTGTCAAAGGCGGCACCGGCAGCGCCTTCATCGCCGTCGATGCCAAAGGGGAGAATCAGATCATCGTTATCCCGGGCGCAAATGCAGCTTTGACAGCCCCCTCTCTCAAGATGCAACGCTCTCGCATCGAGGTGGCCAAAGCCCTGCTGGTACAGCTGGAAGTACCTCTGGATACGGTAATCGAGGCCATCAAACTCGCCAACGGCCGCGAGGTGCCTGTCGTTTTGAATCCTTCTCCGGCTCAAGCCGATTTCCCCTGGGGCGAAGTGACCATCAATGTCTTGATCGTCAACAACGGAGAGGCTCGCCAAATCTTCGGTGCCGATGCCGATGACATCGCCGATGAACTTGATGCCTGGAAACAGCGCCTGAAAGAGAAAGGGGTGCGTACTCTGGTCGTTACCCGAGGTGAAAAATCGACTTTGGTACTCACCGACTCGGGCTTGAAAAAAGTGGCCACCCACAAGGTCAAACCTATCGATACCGTGGGTGCAGGAGATACCTTTGCAGGAGCCTTCACGACTCATCTGGCTGAGGGCTCCCCGCTGCTGGAGTGCGTGCGCTGGGCCAATACCGCAGGGGCGCTGGCCACCCTTAAAGTGGGCGCTCAGGAAGGCATTCCTCATCGCGGGGATGTCCAGAGTGCACTCTCTGCCTAG
- a CDS encoding alpha/beta hydrolase, with protein sequence MRSFFILLTSVAFTFRLASGAEQAKPTHADVAYGGHPKQVLDFYQAPGEGIHPLLFFIHGGGWMSGDKANPDFLPQCLQAGISVVSINYRLIPDASPDKQIPAVKTCLDDCARALQFVRSQAHEWQIDPTRIGGCGGSAGGFNCLWLAFHPDLADPQSSDPIAHESTRLSCVLAFVPQTSLDPQQMRDWISNNDYGHHAFLLPSYQEFINRRQELMPWIQKFSPYELATSDDPPVYLFYDSAPAMGKEAKDPPHSANFGVGLEKKLNEVGIPYELNYIGAPPVKHPDLFGFLLEHLK encoded by the coding sequence ATGCGCTCTTTCTTTATCCTGCTGACCTCAGTCGCCTTCACCTTTCGTCTGGCATCCGGGGCCGAGCAGGCAAAGCCCACTCACGCCGACGTGGCCTATGGAGGCCACCCGAAGCAGGTGCTGGATTTCTATCAAGCCCCCGGCGAAGGCATTCACCCACTATTGTTTTTCATCCACGGTGGTGGGTGGATGAGTGGGGATAAAGCCAATCCTGACTTTCTACCACAATGCCTCCAAGCCGGTATCTCGGTTGTATCGATCAACTATCGCCTCATCCCCGATGCAAGCCCGGACAAGCAGATCCCGGCTGTAAAAACCTGCCTGGACGATTGTGCCCGGGCCTTACAATTCGTGCGCAGCCAAGCCCACGAATGGCAGATAGATCCCACTCGCATCGGAGGCTGCGGCGGCTCTGCGGGTGGATTCAACTGCCTCTGGTTGGCCTTCCACCCCGACTTGGCTGATCCTCAAAGCAGTGATCCTATCGCTCATGAATCCACACGTCTAAGCTGTGTGCTTGCCTTCGTGCCGCAGACCTCACTCGATCCCCAGCAAATGCGCGATTGGATTTCTAACAATGATTACGGTCACCACGCCTTCCTGCTGCCGAGCTACCAGGAATTCATCAATCGCCGCCAGGAGTTGATGCCGTGGATCCAGAAGTTCTCGCCTTATGAACTGGCCACCTCGGACGATCCTCCCGTTTATCTTTTCTATGATTCTGCACCCGCCATGGGAAAAGAGGCCAAGGACCCGCCGCACTCCGCCAACTTCGGCGTCGGTTTGGAAAAGAAACTCAACGAAGTCGGCATTCCCTATGAACTGAACTACATCGGAGCTCCACCCGTGAAGCATCCTGACTTGTTTGGGTTTCTGTTAGAGCATCTCAAATAA